A region of Plantactinospora sp. BC1 DNA encodes the following proteins:
- a CDS encoding ROK family protein, which yields MAQPAAVPVGAAVTAVRQASLREHNLALVLRQIATAGRPPSRADLATATGLTRATVSALVDDLITGRLLTEVAPTPRSGAGRPAVGLTLAGHGPAGLGLEINVDYLAAVLVDLAGTVRHRAVRRVDLRPVPPAEALGLAGELITEAAAEADRQDLTLAGTALAVPGLVTATGLVRLAPNLGWRDVDVPALLGGHPALGGRGLGVENEANLAALGELHAGPPESGNFIYISGEVGIGAGIVLNGTLFRGARGWSGELGHVPVHPEGLPCRCGGRGCLEQYAGQEAILAAARLTDPPAGAHPARDRPAPAPGAAVARLVEAATREDPAASRALVEAATSLGVAVAGVINLLDVDTVVLGGVYAPLARWLAPTVEDEIRRRVLTAAWSPVTVRAALLGGDAAALGAAGSVVRTVLEQPARWLGRTAR from the coding sequence GTGGCGCAACCCGCGGCAGTGCCGGTCGGCGCGGCGGTGACCGCCGTCCGCCAGGCGAGCCTGCGCGAACACAACCTGGCCCTGGTGCTGCGGCAGATCGCCACCGCCGGTCGCCCGCCGTCCCGGGCCGACCTGGCCACCGCCACCGGCCTGACCCGGGCCACCGTCTCCGCGCTGGTCGACGACCTGATCACCGGACGGCTGCTCACCGAGGTCGCCCCGACCCCCCGGTCCGGCGCCGGTCGGCCCGCCGTCGGCCTCACGCTCGCCGGGCACGGCCCCGCCGGCCTGGGCCTGGAGATCAACGTCGACTACCTGGCCGCCGTCCTGGTCGACCTCGCCGGGACGGTACGACACCGAGCGGTCCGCCGGGTCGACCTCCGGCCGGTGCCTCCCGCCGAGGCCCTGGGGCTGGCCGGCGAACTGATCACCGAGGCGGCAGCCGAGGCGGACCGGCAGGACCTGACCCTGGCCGGTACGGCGCTCGCGGTGCCCGGCCTGGTCACCGCCACCGGGCTGGTCCGGCTCGCCCCGAACCTCGGCTGGCGGGACGTGGACGTGCCGGCGCTGCTCGGCGGCCATCCGGCGCTGGGCGGGCGCGGACTGGGGGTGGAGAACGAGGCCAACCTCGCCGCGCTCGGCGAACTGCACGCCGGCCCGCCCGAGTCCGGCAACTTCATCTACATCTCCGGCGAGGTCGGCATCGGCGCCGGGATCGTGCTGAACGGCACCCTGTTCCGGGGCGCCCGGGGCTGGAGCGGAGAGCTCGGCCACGTGCCGGTACACCCCGAGGGGCTGCCCTGCCGGTGCGGCGGTCGCGGCTGCCTGGAGCAGTACGCCGGCCAGGAGGCCATCCTCGCCGCCGCCCGCCTCACCGACCCACCCGCCGGAGCCCACCCGGCCCGGGATCGACCGGCACCGGCCCCGGGTGCGGCGGTCGCCCGGCTGGTCGAGGCGGCCACCCGGGAGGATCCGGCCGCGAGCCGGGCCCTGGTGGAGGCGGCGACCTCGCTCGGGGTCGCCGTGGCAGGGGTGATCAACCTGCTGGACGTGGACACGGTGGTGCTCGGCGGCGTCTACGCGCCGCTGGCCCGCTGGCTGGCCCCGACCGTCGAGGACGAGATCCGCCGCCGGGTGCTGACCGCCGCCTGGTCACCGGTGACCGTCCGGGCCGCGCTGCTCGGCGGGGACGCGGCCGCCCTCGGCGCCGCCGGCTCGGTCGTCCGTACCGTGCTGGAACAGCCCGCCCGGTGGCTCGGCCGCACCGCCCGGTAG
- the xylA gene encoding xylose isomerase, with the protein MAAQPTPADKFSFGLWTVGWPARDPFGDATREALDPVEAVNRLAELGAYGITFHDDDLVPFGSDDAARDQHISRFRKALEETGLVVPMVTTNLFTHPIFKDGGFTSNDRDVRRYALRKVLRNIDLAAELGAETFVMWGGREGAEYDAAKDIRAALDRYREAVNLLGQYVIDRGYGLKFAIEPKPNEPRGDILLPTVGHALAFINELEHPELVGLNPEVGHEQMAGLNFMHGIAQALWAGKLFHIDLNGQRGIKYDQDLVFGHGDLLNAFALVDLLENGGPQGGPAYTGPRHFDYKPSRTEDFTGVWASAAANMRTYLLLKERAAAFRADPEVQEALAASKVAELSTPTLNPGETYSDLLADRSAFEDLDVDAVAARGFGFVRLNQLAVEHLLGAR; encoded by the coding sequence ATGGCAGCCCAACCAACCCCTGCCGACAAGTTCTCCTTCGGTCTCTGGACCGTGGGCTGGCCGGCCCGCGATCCCTTCGGCGACGCCACCCGGGAGGCCCTCGACCCGGTCGAGGCGGTCAACCGGCTCGCCGAGCTGGGCGCGTACGGGATCACCTTCCACGACGACGACCTGGTCCCGTTCGGCTCCGACGACGCCGCCCGCGACCAGCACATCTCCCGGTTCCGCAAGGCGCTGGAGGAGACCGGACTGGTGGTGCCGATGGTCACCACCAACCTCTTCACCCACCCGATCTTCAAGGACGGCGGCTTCACCAGCAACGACCGGGACGTACGCCGCTACGCGCTGCGCAAGGTGCTGCGCAACATCGACCTCGCCGCCGAGCTGGGCGCGGAGACCTTCGTGATGTGGGGCGGCCGGGAAGGCGCGGAGTACGACGCCGCCAAGGACATCCGGGCGGCGCTGGACCGCTACCGCGAGGCGGTCAACCTGCTCGGCCAGTACGTCATCGACCGGGGCTACGGGCTGAAGTTCGCGATCGAGCCGAAGCCGAACGAGCCGCGCGGCGACATCCTGCTGCCGACGGTCGGGCACGCGCTCGCCTTCATCAACGAGCTGGAGCACCCGGAGCTGGTCGGGCTGAACCCCGAGGTCGGGCACGAGCAGATGGCCGGGCTCAACTTCATGCACGGGATCGCGCAGGCGCTCTGGGCCGGCAAGCTGTTCCACATCGACCTGAACGGGCAGCGCGGGATCAAGTACGACCAGGATCTCGTCTTCGGGCACGGCGACCTGCTGAACGCGTTCGCCCTGGTGGACCTGCTGGAGAACGGTGGGCCGCAGGGCGGGCCGGCGTACACCGGGCCCCGGCACTTCGACTACAAGCCGTCGCGTACCGAGGACTTCACCGGGGTGTGGGCCTCGGCGGCGGCGAACATGCGGACGTACCTGCTGCTCAAGGAGCGGGCGGCGGCGTTCCGGGCCGACCCGGAGGTGCAGGAGGCGCTGGCCGCCAGCAAGGTGGCGGAACTCTCGACGCCGACGCTCAACCCCGGCGAGACGTACTCGGACCTGCTGGCGGACCGGAGCGCGTTCGAGGACCTCGACGTGGACGCGGTGGCGGCCCGGGGCTTCGGGTTCGTGCGGTTGAACCAGCTTGCGGTGGAGCATCTGCTCGGGGCTCGCTGA
- the xylB gene encoding xylulokinase, whose product MALVAGVDSSTQSCKVVIRDAETGALVRSGRAAHPDGTEVDPGAWWDALGSAITEAGGLDDVAAVAVAGQQHGMVCLDEAGEVVRPALLWNDTRSAGAAEELVEELGGGEAGRRAWAEAVGSVPVASFTVTKLRWLARHEPENAARVAAVCLPHDWLTWRLGGATGLDVLRTDRGDASGTGYWSPATGEYRIDLLERALGRAVAVPTVLGPAEVAGRLPSGALLGPGTGDNASAAFGVGAVAGDVVVSIGTSGTVFSVADTPAADSSGTVAGFADATGRFLPLVCTLNAARVLDAAAAMLGVGLDELAKLALSTPAGADGLVMVPYLEGERTPNRPLATGAVHGLTLRTSTPGHLARAAVEGMLCALADGLDALLAEGATANRIILVGGGARSEAVRRIAPEVFGCPVLVPEPGEYVADGAARQAAWVVHGGAEPPAWSAGESREYVGAGVPRIREQYARARDLILDRPTT is encoded by the coding sequence ATGGCGCTCGTTGCCGGGGTCGACTCGTCGACCCAGTCGTGCAAGGTGGTGATCCGGGACGCCGAAACCGGGGCGCTGGTCCGCAGCGGCCGGGCGGCGCATCCGGACGGGACCGAGGTCGACCCCGGGGCCTGGTGGGACGCGTTGGGGTCGGCGATCACCGAGGCCGGTGGGCTGGACGACGTGGCGGCGGTCGCCGTCGCCGGCCAGCAGCACGGGATGGTCTGCCTCGACGAGGCGGGCGAGGTGGTCCGGCCCGCGCTGCTCTGGAACGACACCCGGTCGGCGGGGGCGGCGGAGGAGCTGGTCGAGGAGCTCGGCGGTGGCGAGGCCGGGCGGCGGGCCTGGGCGGAGGCGGTCGGCAGCGTGCCGGTGGCGAGCTTCACCGTCACCAAGCTGCGCTGGCTGGCCCGGCACGAGCCGGAGAACGCGGCGCGGGTCGCCGCAGTCTGCCTGCCGCACGACTGGCTCACCTGGCGGCTCGGCGGTGCGACCGGGCTGGACGTGCTGCGTACCGACCGGGGGGACGCGAGCGGGACCGGATACTGGTCACCGGCGACCGGTGAGTACCGGATCGACCTGCTGGAGCGGGCGCTCGGGCGGGCGGTGGCGGTGCCGACCGTGCTGGGGCCGGCCGAGGTGGCCGGGCGGTTGCCGAGCGGCGCACTCCTGGGGCCGGGGACCGGGGACAACGCCTCCGCCGCGTTCGGGGTGGGCGCGGTCGCCGGGGACGTGGTCGTCTCCATCGGTACCTCCGGGACGGTGTTCAGCGTCGCGGACACCCCGGCGGCGGACTCGTCCGGCACGGTGGCCGGGTTCGCGGACGCCACCGGACGGTTCCTGCCGCTGGTCTGCACGCTGAACGCGGCCCGGGTGCTGGACGCGGCGGCGGCGATGCTGGGGGTCGGGCTCGACGAGCTGGCCAAGCTGGCGTTGAGCACGCCGGCCGGCGCGGACGGGCTGGTGATGGTCCCCTACCTGGAGGGCGAGCGGACGCCGAACCGGCCGCTGGCGACCGGGGCGGTGCACGGGCTGACCCTGCGCACCTCGACGCCGGGGCATCTGGCCCGGGCCGCCGTCGAGGGCATGCTCTGCGCGCTGGCGGACGGGTTGGACGCGCTGCTCGCCGAGGGCGCGACGGCGAACCGGATCATCCTGGTCGGTGGCGGGGCCCGCTCCGAGGCGGTACGCCGGATCGCACCCGAGGTCTTCGGCTGTCCGGTCCTGGTGCCGGAGCCCGGCGAGTACGTCGCCGACGGAGCGGCCCGGCAGGCCGCCTGGGTCGTCCACGGTGGAGCGGAGCCGCCCGCCTGGTCGGCCGGGGAGTCCCGGGAGTACGTCGGCGCGGGCGTCCCCCGGATCCGTGAGCAGTACGCCCGCGCCCGTGACCTGATCCTGGACCGGCCGACGACCTGA